CCGGAACCGGGAAAACGTTGTAGTGTGAAGCTACAGGCGCCCCGTTCATTGTTCCCCCTTTCCAGTCCCAAACGTACTTGTTTGTTGTGAACATATCGAAGCGAACCAGGTCGGAACGACGGCGGCCTTCCATGTAAAACTCGCGTGACCATTCATCAATAAGTTCCTGTTCAGTCACAGTCTCTACCATTCTTGTGCAGTTGGCGCGCGAACGAAGTTTATTGATATCCGCTGTCGCGTCTTTATCTTGACGGAAGAGAGCTTCGGCACGTGTCAGATAGGCTTCTGCCAAGCGGAACAGGGGGATGTCGGTGTCCGGATATTCGGTATGATTCACGGGTTTGCCGTCCGAGCGGTAGTTCTGCCATTTGACGATGGACAATCCATTGGTGAATCCCGTGATGGCATCTGTCTGGAGTTTACGTCTGCCACCTCCTACACCGGAATACAGCATGGCTCGGTCGTCGCCGGCTGCTTGGATGATATCTTCCGTCCGGAGACCGTATTGGGCATCGAAAGCGTCAATCTGTGCATCCGTATCCAATCCTTCGTTGGGAATTTCCACATCGTCGGGCAGTACGGGCACTTTGGTAAGGTCGGGGAAGAATTTCTGCACCATTGCTGCGCGGGCGAAGATGCAAGACCATCCGTTGGTGGTTCCCATGCGGGGCATGCCGGCAATGCGGGTGGCGCAGATCAAATAAACGGATCCGCCGTGGTTGCGTGTTTTCACGCCGTCCTGGCGGATGGGCAGGATGATTTCCTGCATGGCATTGGGGTTTTCATCATTGTCTGCCATGAATAGTTCGGCATAATTGTCGCACAGTTCATATCCCGAGTCGATTACTTTGCCAGCATATTCTTCTGCCTTTGCATAATCGGTTTGTCCGGTATATACACCTGCGTTCAGGTACAGACGTGCGCGGAGTAACCAGTTGGCTGCCTTGTCCGCACGGCCGAACGGTGCTTGGCGGGGTTCATACATATTGCCTTCAATATCGTTCAGTTCGTTTTGAATATAGGCATAGAGTTCGGCGCCTTTCTTTTCGACGGGTAATTCGTTGTTGAAGTGCTCTTTGAACGGTGCTTTCCCGAACAAATCGAGGAAGTACCAGTAGTGCAAGGCACGCAGGAAGCGTATTTCAGCGCGTTGGCGTAAAGTCTCTTCGTCTGTTTTCCCTTCCGTTTGATCCAGGAAGAAGTTATACTGTGTGATGTTGTATCCTAAGCGGACATACACCCACTCGGTGCGTTGGCTGGAAGAGTTCCAGTTGATGTTTGTAAATTGAGGAATGTCTTGGTTGTCCTGCCACGCCCAGAGACATTCGTCTGAGGGCAGTTCGTTGCAGTTGAAAGTGGTACGGTAGAAACCGGATTCGCCCTCGTCCTGTCCGTCAAGATCGGCGGAACCGGCGATACCCTTTTGTCCGGTCAACCCTAACATGGCGTATCCTTTCACAAATACGCCTTGTTGGTCAAAACTTCCGTCTGTCTGAGGGTCGATAGGACTAATATTCAGGTCGTTGATGCATGAAGTTACTCCCAAGGAGAGAGAAGCAATCAGTGCAGCAGAAAATAGTTGTTTTATATATCTTATTTTCATAATAGTTTGATTTAATGTAATTTAGAATTGAAGGTTTAACCCTAATAAGAAAGTCATGGCTCTCGGGTATGGATTGGCGTCGATGCCGCTTCTCACTTCAGGGTCAAGACCTTTGTATTTGCTGATGATAAACGGATTCTGTACTGTGGTTAGCGTACCGGATATACGAGCAGGGCGACATAGACCGTGCTTATAACTACCTGAATTGCTCGATGGAAGATGCTGTGGCTTGTAATGCTCGGCTGCGCTTTATTGAGGTCACCGAGTTTTTCCCTATTATAGATAAGGTGTACAAATTGAAAGAAGAAAAAGAGCGTGCCGTCTTCCGGACAATGCTTATCAGTGTCAGTATGCTCTCTTTCTTTCTCCTGATTGCCGTTTTCTATTTGTATCGCTGGATGAAGAAACTGTTTGCCATGCGGCATGATTTAAGTTTGGCGAACAAACAGATGCAGACAGTAAATAAGGAACTGGAACAGACGGGAAAAATTAAAGAGGTATATATCGCCCGCTATCTGGACAGATGTGTCAACTATCTGGATAAGCTGGAAACGTATCGTCGTTCACTGGCGAAGTTAGCTATGGCGTCACGTATCGAGGACCTGTTCAAAGCCATCAAATCCGAACAGTTCATCCGTGACGAGCGGAATGAATTCTATAATGAGTTTGATAAGTCTTTCCTGAAACTGTTTCCGAACTTTATTACCGCCTTTAATGAACTGCTGGTAGAAGAGGGGCGCATATATCCGAAATCCGACGAACTGCTGACAACCGAACTTCGTATCTTTGCTCTTATCCGTTTGGGGGTGGTAGACAGTAATAAGATAGCCCACCTGTTGGTTGAATTAAATTAGAGAATATTTTATCTGCCCAATCGGACGATGATTAACGAAATTGACATATTGCATGAACGTCATTGCAGCGATTTTGCCTGCCATTCGGGTGAAAAGACCGCAGGATTGCTTTGCGTAGTTTCGTATCATCATAAGATTGTCGTTGAGCTGAGAAAATATCGTTTCGATACGTTTACGGAACCTCTTGTATGCCCATGTGGGCGGACGCCAGTTTTTCTGATTAAGCCGATATGGAACTTCAAGAGTGATATTTGCTGCCTCAAAGAGATTCTTCTGAATCTCAGCACTGAGATAGCCTTTGTCTCCAAGCATCATGCAATCATGATATTCCCAGCGTACGTCCTTGAGATAATGAAGGTCATGGACGCTTGCGGCAGTCATGTCAAAGGAATGGATAACACCACGTATTCCGCAGACTGCATGGAGCTTATATCCATAGTAATGCAAGCCTTGCGAAGCGCAGTATCCCCAGTCAGGAGCCGCATCGGGATTGTCTTGTCCCATGGTGCATCGTTTCGCCCGTGCGTTCTGGCATACCTTTACAGGTTTGGAATCAATGCAGAACACATCTTCGGATCCATCAATGGCTCCGGCTACATCCTTGCGGATTTCTTCTGCAAGTCGTGCTGTAAACTTACGTCGGGCATTGAACTGTCTCCGACTGATCAGGTTTGGAAAATCCTCCTTACACTCATTATGCAATCGATGAAAAAGAAGATTCTCGCTGTCGAATCCGAAGGCTTCGGCGGTTATGCCGAGAGCAATTACTTCGAGGTCCGAGAACTTGGGGACAACGCCACATCTTGGGACGTTTCCGAGTTCATTAACACGATTTCCAGCGAAATCCTTGCATATTCCGAGGATTCTGACGAAATTTGCTATGAAGTTGCGCATAAGCAGTGCAATAGTACTTAGTAGTTTGGTCACCACTAATTTACTAATAATCTGTGAATTGTGCAACTTTTTCATTTGTAGATATTTAAAACTTTAATTCAACCAACGAGTATAGCCCATTTCCTGGGATACTCGTTGGCTACTATCTATAATTATCGTAGTCGGATGCGTAATAAAGCTGTCGGAGACAAAGATCAGTTCGAGCAGAATGTAATGAACCTATAATGTCATTCAAAGATAACAATGTGTTATTGCTTCGTAAGATACGAGGCAGTAATGTCTGTGTATAAAGCAAATATTCACGTTTAGTGTTCAATAATCCACCGTATCTCTCTCTTTTTTTCTACCTTTCCTCTAAAAAGAAAAATCTCCCGCTCTTATATTCGCATGTAACTTACTTGTATCTAATCAATTACACTTATAGTCCGTAAATTTTCCCACAAAACGTCTAAGACGACAAGTATTTTGTCGTCTGAACTAGTAAAGTTTGTTACTTTCCTCTTCAGCCTAAAAGGACTACGCCGGTGTCCAATCCCTCTATGGATACAATAATTTTGTAAACGCGCTCATGTGGCAGCACAAAGGTAATTATGTTGTCGATAGA
The Bacteroides caecimuris DNA segment above includes these coding regions:
- the susD gene encoding starch-binding outer membrane lipoprotein SusD; the encoded protein is MKIRYIKQLFSAALIASLSLGVTSCINDLNISPIDPQTDGSFDQQGVFVKGYAMLGLTGQKGIAGSADLDGQDEGESGFYRTTFNCNELPSDECLWAWQDNQDIPQFTNINWNSSSQRTEWVYVRLGYNITQYNFFLDQTEGKTDEETLRQRAEIRFLRALHYWYFLDLFGKAPFKEHFNNELPVEKKGAELYAYIQNELNDIEGNMYEPRQAPFGRADKAANWLLRARLYLNAGVYTGQTDYAKAEEYAGKVIDSGYELCDNYAELFMADNDENPNAMQEIILPIRQDGVKTRNHGGSVYLICATRIAGMPRMGTTNGWSCIFARAAMVQKFFPDLTKVPVLPDDVEIPNEGLDTDAQIDAFDAQYGLRTEDIIQAAGDDRAMLYSGVGGGRRKLQTDAITGFTNGLSIVKWQNYRSDGKPVNHTEYPDTDIPLFRLAEAYLTRAEALFRQDKDATADINKLRSRANCTRMVETVTEQELIDEWSREFYMEGRRRSDLVRFDMFTTNKYVWDWKGGTMNGAPVASHYNVFPVPVSDLNNNPNMSQNSNY
- a CDS encoding IS982 family transposase, giving the protein MKKLHNSQIISKLVVTKLLSTIALLMRNFIANFVRILGICKDFAGNRVNELGNVPRCGVVPKFSDLEVIALGITAEAFGFDSENLLFHRLHNECKEDFPNLISRRQFNARRKFTARLAEEIRKDVAGAIDGSEDVFCIDSKPVKVCQNARAKRCTMGQDNPDAAPDWGYCASQGLHYYGYKLHAVCGIRGVIHSFDMTAASVHDLHYLKDVRWEYHDCMMLGDKGYLSAEIQKNLFEAANITLEVPYRLNQKNWRPPTWAYKRFRKRIETIFSQLNDNLMMIRNYAKQSCGLFTRMAGKIAAMTFMQYVNFVNHRPIGQIKYSLI